One Primulina huaijiensis isolate GDHJ02 chromosome 8, ASM1229523v2, whole genome shotgun sequence genomic region harbors:
- the LOC140982158 gene encoding uncharacterized protein, translating to MVYKTSTSSTTFQPCIINENTSSSVTPPLIFHSGYLRLFQRRRMDPTIPTPTACSTVMSSSVSSQIPPPTPSNILEISLISAQDLAPITKSMRTYATTWIHPNRKLTTRTDQNGLTNPTWNDKFAFRVDNEILMSENGTVTVEIYTVSWFRDVLVGIVQVLINDLVTPAVRMSQNHPKNTRFVALQVRRPSGSPQGILNMGIALLDSTMRSMPLNNYPSDKQLNPLSLQQHKNEYDREEEQHRELTSRIQLWRSLSVGSEVNNEDFPLKPGSVNNGSMVNGSVCNGSAVNESEACSDIGPSASIVAAELAKKLQPPSNPKKVHKTARDIEETGSSILEDLTIEEAKTKGYRFTSRRERWRKEMNPGEKIDADHDDYDPSEISNNSNRHSRRNSDGGLFSCFGNAYGIEFTIVCGASNNASSKKLIDGKSRKKRSSEANSA from the coding sequence ATGGTCTACAAAACATCAACTTCCTCGACAACTTTCCAACCATGCATCATCAACGAAAACACATCCTCCTCTGTCACGCCTCCGCTGATTTTCCATTCCGGATACCTTCGTCTTTTCCAGAGAAGACGAATGGATCCGACCATCCCGACCCCGACCGCCTGTTCCACCGTGATGTCCTCCTCAGTCTCCTCTCAAATACCACCACCCACCCCTTCAAACATACTCGAGATCAGCTTGATATCGGCTCAAGACCTAGCCCCCATAACGAAATCCATGCGGACGTACGCAACGACATGGATCCACCCGAACCGCAAGCTCACCACCCGAACCGATCAAAATGGCCTCACGAACCCTACTTGGAATGACAAGTTCGCGTTCCGTGTGGACAATGAGATCCTCATGTCGGAAAATGGGACCGTGACCGTGGAAATCTACACGGTTTCCTGGTTTCGCGATGTCCTGGTGGGGATCGTGCAGGTCCTAATCAACGATCTCGTCACCCCTGCAGTTAGAATGTCGCAAAACCACCCGAAGAACACCCGTTTTGTTGCCCTACAAGTTCGCAGACCATCCGGCAGCCCACAGGGCATACTCAACATGGGAATTGCCCTGCTTGACAGCACAATGAGAAGCATGCCATTGAACAACTATCCAAGCGATAAACAACTGAATCCTCTCAGCCTGCAACAACATAAAAACGAATACGATCGCGAGGAAGAACAACACAGAGAACTTACTTCAAGAATCCAACTGTGGCGTTCATTAAGCGTGGGGTCTGAGGTTAACAACGAGGATTTTCCATTAAAGCCCGGATCAGTAAACAACGGATCAATGGTTAATGGATCTGTTTGCAATGGTTCCGCTGTAAATGAGTCAGAAGCGTGTTCCGATATAGGCCCATCTGCTTCAATCGTGGCAGCTGAGTTAGCCAAGAAGTTGCAACCACCATCAAACCCCAAGAAAGTGCACAAAACTGCACGAGATATTGAGGAAACAGGCAGCTCCATTCTTGAGGATTTGACAATCGAAGAAGCGAAAACGAAAGGGTATAGATTTACTTCAAGAAGAGAAAGATGGAGGAAGGAAATGAATCCGGGTGAAAAGATTGATGCAGATCATGATGATTATGATCCGTCCGAGATATCAAATAATAGCAACAGACATTCACGTAGGAACTCGGATGGGGGACTCTTTTCATGTTTTGGAAATGCATACGGGATCGAGTTCACTATCGTATGTGGGGCTAGTAATAATGCGAGTAGTAAGAAACTCATCGATGGCAAGAGTAGAAAGAAGAGATCGAGTGAGGCCAATTCAGCGTAG